In Porites lutea chromosome 8, jaPorLute2.1, whole genome shotgun sequence, the genomic stretch AATCAATTTTCACTTTTGACGCGGAAATTGCGACAGTCACAGCGAAGTTCTAGAATAATGTTTTTTGCTTAGTCTACCttgaaaaataaacatcaaaatCACCCAGCCAGTAATTATCAATAAAGGAATCTATGTAAAGCCTGTGTAATACTAGTGCAAATGGCATACAAACTTAATCGTTAATGACTCCTGTCCTTCGACCACACACGCAAGCAATAAAAACGTATTGTTGCCTATGCATCTTTACTCTTCTCTTTTATTCTTATTTCTAATTTCATGAATGTATTGGACAAGCCAGGATCACGTAATaatagtaaaacaaaaaactgtcGAAGCCTGCAAGAAGCTTCCCCGACGATCTCTCTCTGGTGTCAGGTGGGGAAAGTAGAAACCCCACCTCACCTCCGCCTAAGCAAAGCCGAAAAAGCTTCTTTGGAAGCTACAAGTCTGTCAAGAATTATCACTGTTTCCCATGTTCTCTCATCCTTTCCTCGGTGtgttatatatacatatataaattGGACTGAGGTATCGCTGTTATTACTCCCCGCTGATAGCCTGCGatcaagctctccggggcgctctggtgGCAGGGCGCCCCGCCGCCAgacagagcgccccggagagcttgcacGCAGCCTACCCGATAATAAATCCGCTGGTTGATAATTACATGTTTCAGCAATAAAAAAACAACTCATTGTTTCACTGAACGCTAAGTGATACTCTTCACAGCATCACTAGCACTTAAGTAACTTGATTGTGTCAAGGGATAACGAAAAATGATGAACCTTTCCCATTGGTTCCAGCTCAAGGTTGTTTTATATAGTTTAttcttatttattatatagacacgagtgttttactggaaaatataccactcgtaacattcataaaaactacatctgggacccgagtggtttattttccataatctcacgcgtgagtttatcgatgacgtaatttcgataatttccctctattattttatcgatgtccttttgtctatataataaaaagatcattacacggcggcttgaagatatgaattttattttctcgtggcaaaaacaatatttcactcactcgctgcgctcgttcgtaaaatattgttttgccactcgaaaataaaattcatatcttcgtgcaaccgtgtaatatcctctatttatgtTAACGTtctttagtttatttttttttattttttttcaaactaacgatttctttgatttactTCTTGAACATTAGATGTCTATTTTAGTAGAGCTCCTTGATATAATCGAATCGTCTTGAAAGCAGATCTTCCAAAATTTGCTTaacctaaaaagaaaagacgGCAAAACTGTGTAAGTATAAGTAAGTAATAAGTAAGTATAAGTATCAGTTAAAAAGCCATTCGTCCTAccattattaaaattatttatggcaactaaaagttttaaaaagcgtAATCTGGTTCAGTTTGACGTTCTTCTTTGCGCGCAAATTGTTTGACTGCAAGTAATAAGTGGCAATTATGCTTTTCCTTCTCAACGTAAAGCTGGAAGAAATGTGCCATATTAGCCGAATTGCACTATACGCCACTCGCAcgtctcccataatgcacctttatttgcccccctccccgccccccccccctcccccccgttAGTCAAGGCAAAAATCCCTTTGATTTTCTTCGCTGATCATGATATTTATTTTATCGCGAAGCCGGATCAGAATAAgcaaatataaatttttttttggcaacatcagatattttccttttcctccaaTTCATGTATAtcactttaaaaaactgttaaaaagtgCTCTGAACGAGACTACCTTCTTGTGGCTGAAAGTAGCTTTGAAGAGTGATGTCTCCGTTTCCCTCAGAAGTGCTATATATTGACTTGCAGATAACTCGATCTCTTTTTCATCTTCCTCGActgcttcctttttttctgctcCAGGTTCTGTGGTTGTTTCTTCAGAACTAACTTTCGTTCGATCGTCGATCTTAACTTGGCCTTCGGGATGTGTATCTTTATTCCGTTCGGATTCACTTAGCGCATACGCACCTTCGCCGTTTGACTGCGTTTCCTTTGCATCATCTCCATCAGTTTTAAGACTACCACCTTCTTGCTGGTTTTCGCCAGTTTCCAGTTGAACACTTGAGGTATCCACCTTCTCAGTGGCGTTATCGCTTTTTGTCTTGGTATCGTTCTTTGGATCAAACCAGAAATTCATTGATATGGTTTTACtagaaagaagaacaagattGTTAACATCAGGTAGGCCATGAGGAACAGTCTCAGCAATACATAATAGGTCCTATGGTCTCTTTACAGTTCACAATAtatgcaaaacaaaaccttaAGATTCTATGACTAGCACGACTGCGAGAACGAGATTTCCTCAATACAAAATAGTGAGTGCGCGTGAACCAGCGACATTTTGGAGGAAAAACGTGATGgctgtcgtcattctactacgagtttttgcgagaatgtcgtagtggagGAAACAACTAAGTAaacaaatgttagaagttttatcattttgtgattgggagagggcttaacctcgaTCGAACGGTAAAAATAGCAGTGCAACCTTTTTTGGTGGAAAAAATAAAGTACACAAAGAAACTTTCCAGGGTGTCTATCTAGTTTCTAAGAAACTGCGACGAAAAATTATCAAATCTCTTCCACGAATCcaaagttttaatatttttttgaagagccacaagaaaattttggaCAAGTGAAACGGCCAGGTTTTAGGGGAATCGAATGGGCGAATACCCACAATAAAATCATGAGCGATATTTTGCCACATGCTTCCGatttttattcttgaaatttcaaagacCATAATGTCTCTTGGTGTGATTAGAGCATGTACCAGTTTTCATGATGATTAACCCTGGAAGGCAGGAGCACCGAGAATGAACTCTACACCCTCTCACCCCACCCTATAACAGAGAGCTGCAGTTGCGATAACTGATAATGAGCTAACGCCGCGGAAGAGTTACCTGTGACTTTCGCTTTCGATGTAATGCCACCAGTAGTTTGGAATGTAAAGTACTTCATCTGGTTCAAGGGATACCTCCATGCCCCTGATCTCGCTAAATCGAGGAAACTTGCTCAAGTCCGGGTTTTCAAAGTCCACCTGCATAGAGAAAGAGGTGAATTTCGTAGGCGAACAGAACAAATATTTTTGAGAGCATATCAACATCCAAACCCTCATACTTAGCGATTATCGGGTTGAATTACATGTAAACATGGCATTTGTTGAATCCATATCGACAGATCTAAATTTGCCCAACAAGCTTTAAACAATAAGCCTTTCCTTCTAGCTAACATACTGACCAAATCAAGCCGACTCATTACGGGAGCGCGATGGTCGTAAAACGAAAAATCTTCTGCGAGACAGCTTTGGGGGGTCGGTAGGGAGAACTTTGCACTGGAATTAGACCATTAGACTAGGCGCTCCTCATGCTCCATTTTCCGCACGAAGTCTGGGAAAGGGTGCTCGAATCTCTCTTGATGACGTtacagctcacggtagagtgCAGGATTGACCGAACCGTGAACGCTATGGGCTTAAGCTGAAATTAGACCATTTTACCAAGGACGAAACACGTTTGACAAAAAATGTTTACATCGTGTTTGCGGATATGATGCCTAATTTCAGACCATGTGTAACTTTTACACAATTTTGTCCTTCGCGCCGGTTCCTTTATTTCCAATCAACACCACCGAAAGATTAGAGCATAAAAGGCTGatgaatatttaaaatattCTCACCTGAGTTTGTCGATCGTGAGGATGTCCCACAGGATAAGGGTAAAGAGAACCAAAATAATCTGGACTGAACAGAATAACTCTTTTCCTTCCAAAGATCTGCAggtaaagatatttttattattacttaaCACTCAGTTTTATAGTTAAATAAGTAATAGGCGTGACCATTCGAAACGGTATTACTTGACCAACTTCTGTCATTTAGGGATACGTCCATAGGTCCGTTTTCAGTTTTGTCGTTATTTCAACCCCAGAACATTTCGTTGAAAAGCCGTTTTCTggcttttcaacaaaaacatAAGACAAAGCTTTGTTTACAAGTCGAGAACTAGGCTCGCTGTCATTCCTGACGTATTTGCagaaggcaattttttttttcgctttactttctttccatttgtcgttcctctttctttcatttcttttctttagtttctctctttttttctttgtttctttaccTTTTGATGGGCTATGACTAAACTCCATTCCAATCAATTGAAACCCGAGGTACACTATTTTCGCTGGTATTTTCTGTCAAAGTTGCATGATTTTGGTTGCATCACCAGCCCGTTCGACATTTGAAAAAAGAGTCTTCACCCTGCAGACATTGAACATCAAGGGATATTCAAACCTTAATCAGATGACGTACATCTCGTGTGTGGTACAAGGGACTTGGTTCTAAACGTTCTccccttaaaattttaaatacgTTAATAGCCCCTTTTGTTTTTAGagttgtaaacattttttatctTCTCGCTGGGATTTGTCAATATATCCACTTCAAATGCGGGCTAACCCTGTCAAAGTGCCCCCTCAGTTCTTTCACTCAGCGGTCATGGCGAATTAAAAATTCagctcgttcccagggtttCCTTTGGAAAATGGGAGGGACCACAAGGTTCCTCGAAACTGAATTATTACCCACCTGGACATAAAGATTTTCCAAGATGTCAAAGTGCGCAGGCGTCACTACATCCGGCATTCCAACCAATAGCAAGTTAGAAACATCCTCGCCCCAGTTCAAGCGCGTTACAAGGTCAAGCAAAAAACTATAGTTGAAAGAATTGACATCCTTCCACAAAGAGTCACTCACACCATCCTGAAGGTACACTAATGACTATATTAATGCAaaaacatagagttaaagtacGTCCGTCATAGAAGATATGGTGATCGATATGCAGCCTACTGATCAGACTTCTCTGTTACATGTCGTCCGatataagggaatccaagattctggattccccgccacggattccagattccaggtactcgattccagtctttgtcaatggaacttggattctggattccaatcgttagtgggattccggaatctTTGAGCTGTATCCCGGATTCCAAATTCCAGGATTCCATAATTCGGACTCCCTTAATTATGTGGGGTGATATatgttttgttagctttttagTACTTAACGTGCATGTGTTCagtagcattcctatcattttatACTAAGTGACTAATAGAAGCGTACCATTAATGCCTTGtctcacaatttgtgaacaaaaaagaaaacagtgagCTCCCAATGGCGGACTCTTGAACTGGACTACCACATTGAAAAAGGCGACTGCCAGTGGTCAAGTATTAATACGACTGCAATTTTAAACAGTGCTGGAAAGGGCATATTCAGATTAAATCTATAAAATTGACGAGGTCGCTTTTCAGGCACACGCCAGTGTTATAATAAATTTATGTTGTGGTTAAATCAAATTTTATATTTACTTCAGTTCTGGGTATGCATATATGGTAAAGTAAGTTAATGAgttagaaaaggaaaagaaagtttGAGCCGAAGATGTAAACTGAGCCCACAAAAGTATATTTGAACCATTTGCAATCCTTGATGTCCTTAATCTTATTGTCGCCAACATACGACCAAGAGAACACTCTTTATCAACCAAGGTCTAATTTAGATGCATTTGCCATACCTGGAAATAAGCGCGGCTCCCATTGTTAGCTGTTTCAAGCTCATCCATTAATTCTGAAAAATTCGTAAAGTACATCAACATCCTTTTCGTAGGTGGGTGCCACTCCTTGAACGCTCCCTTGATTCGGTCATCGTCATAGTAAAGGAATATTCTGATGTTGAAGAAAGAGAATAGATTATCTCAGATTATTCAATAATCTCCTCCTCCTTGTACAAAGCTGGCTGATCATGCAGCTGCCTGCGTTAAATGTAGGATTCTCTTCATTAACTATATAAGCTTCAGCTTATTTCTGTAAAAACGTATAATCTCTGTCGTATCCTACTGTAGTCTCTTGACATATGAACTCTTCATAAGGAAGGGTATCAAGCTGTTTAAAGTTTCTGCTTATTAGCTTTACAATCAACCTTTTCTTAActgggctcattttcccgaacagcggctggtaatcgagcctacagTTTACCTGTCTTTCGAAAAATATGCTGTGTGATCCTTGTCTttcaagttttccttgagaTAATTTATGGTCCatttcatggctggtttgtgaAACGTGCAGTTTTCAAGAACCACCGgatactgcaaaaaaaaaaaatacttcgaGCTATTTAAGGTGGAACAGGggggatccaggatttttcttaggagggggtgcaccactaacgAAAGGCGTAACTGACTGGTGATGTGACGTGCTAAACTACCATGTTTACGGCGTTTAACATATAAATTCTTCAATCTCGTCTCATGttttacttcaacaccaataaaccacatagttttttgcAGGATACCAGttgcaggtcatctcagggggggggggggggggggaggggaacagcctgcaccctccccttagatccgcccctggtggAATGACTGGGTATCAATGTCTAAGCAATTTTTGCAAGTGCATGTCAAGCAAgagttaagtttttgttatatgAACAGCCTTGAGCACAAGCAGACAAATTCACGTCTAACTTGAAAACAATCAGGCATTTCCTAAAAAAAAGCTTCTTCATATAAGTCGAGTCGACTTAAATCTAGCGTGAGTGACCAATGAATAAGAAATATTAGTGTTACGCATTGTTGCAAATATTCACCGATCCTTCCTCGAGGGCACACCTCAAATTTATCCTGCGCCTGATACACAAGCTGGGCTGGGATTAGGTTTTATTTTGCTTACCCCATCCTGAAGAAATTGCATTGCCTCCTcgtcaaaacaattttttcgtgGAATTGGGTCCACCGGAAAGGTATAAACTCCACGGAATATTGGAATCTCAGTTTCTTTATTCCTGCCGCAACTATAAGATCTGTGATCCTCATTTGGTACAATGTGATGTTCACAATGGTTACTGCAATCCCCTGTGCCAAGCGAAAAAAGCTTAGATGAGTTTCGAGATAGATATATAATTTTTGAGATAGTAAAAATTCTCTATTTCTGTAATCATACATTTCTAAGTCTTTCCATTCCCCATAAGATTTTTATTATCTAATTTTTATAACATATTTCTTTGATTTAGGGCATgcattttactgaaaaattaaactttaacTTAACATGCAACTTATTAACATTCTCgagtaaatattaaaatattccTGCAAgtgaaaaattataattttgatcattatatttattttttagatatttaatttatataatatatacGGGATTAAGCCaggcctaaaagcggagcttcccttaagaaaaattaaattaaaaaactttAAGCAATGTCAAAGATATCGACATCTAGGAACCGTCCTTTCTATATCTTTTTAGGGAAGGTTCGGGTGATTTAAGGAAAAAAGATATCCTGGAAAcacattatttaaaaaaatcaagctAAATATAGTGACCTTGTAGTCTACCTGGGTTGGCATGCGTAACCCCGCCTTGATTTTTGCATGACGAATCACCAGTGACGATATGGCAGCAGAAAAAGCTGATCAGCCATAAGAGTGAATTTGACATGCTTCTCgggatttatttatttcttgccTCTTTCTCTCTTCACAGGACagctaaaagaaataaatcaataattaaaAATCACTTTTCATTACCTTCATTGCAATGATAAAACGTATAAATTACTTGACAAAGAATCACCCGACAATATCTGCAAAAACCTACTCGGTTAAAAATTGTTCACACTCCGAATCTAATATTTgataatttttatgatttaaTTACTTTGAATCAGAATACATTTATACATTAAGAACCAAAGGTTACTAGCTTTTGGAGAACAAAACATTCGATAAATGTGAGGGATATCTAAATGAACGGAATAACTtcaaaaagggaaaaggaaaaagattgCATTTATATtataactttttaattttttgatgACAGGTGTCCACTTTTTAAGCTTTTGACTAGGTCTCCAATAATGACTAAGATGTTGACTGTATCAAATAAACAAGAAGCTGTAAGGTACAGAAAAAGATggggaaacaaacaaaaaacaacaacaagaagccTAGCCTTTCATTTGAAACTTCAGGCGAATTGATTCAGAATTTCAGAAGCTAACTAAAAGCATAACACGAGAAAACCGTATCAAATTTCGATTTTTCTttacataattatttaaaaatttaatttcaataaCATAAATtggaaatacagtcgaaccccgctatttcgaactcggTTAATTCGAAGTCTTCGTGGGAAGATCGAATTCTCTTGGATTTACCCTTCCCCTTTACGCTTCCGCGGTTATTTCGAAACCCCGCCTGTGGgacttcgaaatagcggggttcgactgtaactttttttttcgaggTTCGAATACTAAAGCAATCATCTTACTGGTTACTGGGTCCCGTGAACATGTCTTTCAGCTCATGACGTCCGAGAACTTATGACTTTTagggccggttatttaaacgaagtctaacttagaccgcggttAAGAGATGTTTGGACCCCTAGAGGGTtatttttagaagaaaaatcCTTTTTTAGTCTACGCCATATACTTTTATGAAACTGTCCACGATAAATGGTATTTACATAAAAGCgttcggcaaactgaaaatggcttagaacgtggttttgttaaacactggctataAACTCCGTTTAAGTAACTGGCCCTTGGTCTTTTTTCTTGCCTTGTACGGGTCCTGAGTGAAACACACTTAGTTAgttctgaaattttctttttacctCGTTCTTGCTTTTTAGagacatttttttaactttaagttttttaaaaacttacttttttcaaaacaaactaccGGTCATCGAAATGGATAAGACAGTTAGTATACCCTTCCTGATCCAGTGACAAACACCGTTTACAATGACTGAGGAAAGATAAACACTTAACTTCTGCATCGGGTTTAGGTTTCGGTGGTCTTTAATCTGACAAAACGATTCCACGCCAATATGGAAATGTTACAGACTGTATTAAGGAATAAGATATTGGTCATTTTCGTCAAGTGTTATGGTCGATCACGCAAGCACTCACGTAGCACTTGCTTTAAAAGATTTTAATCTTAACAGAACTGAGTTTACGAATAATAATAAGGTAGTTTTGTGTGTTTGTGGGAGGCCGACTTGCTTGGTATCCAAGACGCTTATTTTTATCAGAGGAGTTCAATCAGTGGTAAATATAATTCTTGACTTTGAAGTCTAACACACATTGGTTGTAAGTCACGTGATGAACTTTAAAAtagagcaaaaaaaatttccgGACTGCCTAAACTTTTAAATAAAGAGACTAGGAAAATCTTAACTTGACTCTAACTTCTCATTTCATCAGTTACAATGTAAGAATagccagaaaaagaaaaaaaattttcttactgactttttcaaaaaaattccctttttcctttttgcttgcggttagtgGTATTAAAAACCACCTCTTTTTCGTCGTCTTTGAATTTCAACTGTTTCAGCTGCCTTTCCTGATTATTTGACATGTAAGATGAAACGGATCCGGCATTTCTTAGTTTAATCACTGAGATACTCAAAAGTGTACGATTTTTTATACGTTGGCCGTTCAAACAGCCTGGTACTCGACAGTTTTTAAAGCATTGCTTGGTTAAGAAGTATATTAACTCCCTGTATAGCTATTTGAGTTATGCTTAGTAAGATATATCTGTTATATCCTTGGTTTTTAACGATTTTAAAGCAATTCAGCTTGTTGTACtgatgtaaataaaatattttttattttaatacatTAATTGCGTCAGGACGACTGGCCAAACTGGAACTAGTAATTTACATTAGACAATAAAAATGGAATTATAATTTGCCGAAAGAAAACCGTGAACTtgtttaggaaaacaaaaattgctaGAAGTTCACTGCGAAACTGAGAAAAAACAAGCGAGATACGGATGAACATGGCCATTGTCGTTTGACGAATATAACAGTAAGTAAATGGAGAAGAAGGCGCCcaaaattcattaaaaagacagagaaagaaTTAAAGTCTCTTAAAGGCATCTTCACACTTTATGGGCAAAGAAGGGCTCCTTTTGCAGTTGATTGTATCGTGCGTTGTATCTGAGTCTCCGTATGTAAATGTGCGAGAACATCTGTCAAACCTGTTCATTTGCCCGTAGgtatattttaaaagttttgctaTCACATGGCACTCGTGCTATTAGAGGATGGGCAACGGGAAAAGTCATCTGTGGGATGATACATGATTTCAAAGCCCGCCCTCCCCCAGACCTAAACCAGTGCTAAATCactcccctcccctaaccccccccccccccctaaattTGCAAATTCCTCCTTCGCGCCATCCTAACTGTGGTAAATAACACTTAaatttagggacggaccattagaaaagttatgggggggaggggaattttcgagccggaggaattttttttcgttatcagaTTCCTTGTGTgcatttttttaggccatagcatgaatactttttagggttaattggggtgcaagaattttttttcatttaattttcccttgcgcgaatttttttttgttcttcaccCGCCCcacccccccataagttttctaatgggcCGTCCTTTAATAGAGTTAACAGAGCAGTCTGGCTTCACTTGCACTAAGGACGATCGAATTAGAACACAGCTGATATCTGTTATCACTTACGTTCCGGAAGTTGCGGCAAGACTACGAGGTGTGAGAACGTAGGAATAGTTCTGTCCGTAGAGACCGTCAGTGGTGTCAGAAGTCAGAGTTTTCACTAATTAGGACCTTCAGATCCGAGGAAGGCGACATCAGGGAAAAAGATCGcctaaaaagtgaagtcgcgttcattcaatcttcatcgcgacaGTTTCAATTAACTTACTTTGTTAAATttaggcgaactctcctggaattgaattcctaagaaccatatccaagttcagaaagagaaagaaaatgtcGTAGtagcttgtttacgtcctccataaagcgtgaaattaggcattttcacgtcgtggtcgtgctgtgacggcaaagaaatgtacaaaagggcgtgatgcacgtgcaaagttgttgctcTGCTAATcttaacctattgcttttttgacgttcccgttgccgttgccgttgccgttgccgttgccgtcgcaTCTTAAGGTCTTTCAAGATACGTATATACCCAAACGCGACTTCGGTCAGATAACGTTTCGAACCGAACCGATTTCTACATCTTAATTCAGCAGTTGACCAGTACCGTCCCAAAGCGGCTTGATCTCTCTCCGAAACTTGAAGTAGAGTCTTGAACCCGGGAGGCGGGGGAGGGGTAatcccgcgaattttggataggggttaCTGGGCTACTCTCATGCTGCGCGTACATGGCGGTATTGTTTTGACGATCGAGGGAACGGATGGCGCCGCACAACAGTTAATGAAACCGGTCAGGGTTTGAAGCTCTGAAGTTTTTAGCGTGTTAAACATATTGAAATGAAAACCGATGCCTGTTTAGCTGCACATTAATAACACTGTCTTATAACCTATACAAAGGGTGTCTGCCTTGATACGGACCATCTGTGTTCTTTCCTGTCAACCACTTCTTGATGATTCACTGACTAACCATGTGTTGGCTCATAGAATCAAATTCTTCCCTGTTTCTTCAAATGCTTTGCTATGATTGTAAGAGACAcggctcttttttttttttttcttttgtatatattcttttcctttttttaggcggtggggggggggggggggggggggggcggagaaTGGAGGAGGATTAAGATGGGTTGTCATAGATTGTCGTGTTTTAGCCAAGTTGAAAACAAATTCTGCTGCACCGGCAGGTGTTTATAGACATAATTTATGACCAACATTGCACTGGTATATACTGACCTGACTAGGCTCATCAAATGTAAATACATAATCATgcaataaaagattttattttggtAGGGGATGTAAATCTTTTTAATCAAGAGTTTATTCCAGAAAACAAAGATCTTAAATAGCTTTAACCAGCCATTTCTCTCTATTAATATTTCAGACAATTAAAGAAGTTTTCTCCTCAATCGCACTCCCTTTTTAAAACCCTTACTTCAAAATAAATATGAACTACTCTTCCGGGATTCATTAAAACTTTACTCTTCCCCTCTCATCGAAGTTTTGCCTATTCCATAAAGAAAATGACCAGTCTCTTATGGACGAAAAAATCAAAAGTATACGGTTGCATATTACAACTGCGGAGCTCGCAAGCgataattgaaacaaaaatgtttaGCATATTTCCTCTTTCATGTGTTAC encodes the following:
- the LOC140945804 gene encoding hypoxia-inducible factor 1-alpha inhibitor-like isoform X1; protein product: MSNSLLWLISFFCCHIVTGDSSCKNQGGVTHANPGDCSNHCEHHIVPNEDHRSYSCGRNKETEIPIFRGVYTFPVDPIPRKNCFDEEAMQFLQDGYPVVLENCTFHKPAMKWTINYLKENLKDKDHTAYFSKDRIFLYYDDDRIKGAFKEWHPPTKRMLMYFTNFSELMDELETANNGSRAYFQSLVYLQDGVSDSLWKDVNSFNYSFLLDLVTRLNWGEDVSNLLLVGMPDVVTPAHFDILENLYVQIFGRKRVILFSPDYFGSLYPYPVGHPHDRQTQVDFENPDLSKFPRFSEIRGMEVSLEPDEVLYIPNYWWHYIESESHSKTISMNFWFDPKNDTKTKSDNATEKVDTSSVQLETGENQQEGGSLKTDGDDAKETQSNGEGAYALSESERNKDTHPEGQVKIDDRTKVSSEETTTEPGAEKKEAVEEDEKEIELSASQYIALLRETETSLFKATFSHKKVKQILEDLLSRRFDYIKELY
- the LOC140945804 gene encoding hypoxia-inducible factor 1-alpha inhibitor-like isoform X2, whose amino-acid sequence is MSNSLLWLISFFCCHIVTGDSSCKNQGGVTHANPGDCSNHCEHHIVPNEDHRSYSCGRNKETEIPIFRGVYTFPVDPIPRKNCFDEEAMQFLQDGYPVVLENCTFHKPAMKWTINYLKENLKDKDHTAYFSKDRIFLYYDDDRIKGAFKEWHPPTKRMLMYFTNFSELMDELETANNGSRAYFQDGVSDSLWKDVNSFNYSFLLDLVTRLNWGEDVSNLLLVGMPDVVTPAHFDILENLYVQIFGRKRVILFSPDYFGSLYPYPVGHPHDRQTQVDFENPDLSKFPRFSEIRGMEVSLEPDEVLYIPNYWWHYIESESHSKTISMNFWFDPKNDTKTKSDNATEKVDTSSVQLETGENQQEGGSLKTDGDDAKETQSNGEGAYALSESERNKDTHPEGQVKIDDRTKVSSEETTTEPGAEKKEAVEEDEKEIELSASQYIALLRETETSLFKATFSHKKVKQILEDLLSRRFDYIKELY